One Oscillospiraceae bacterium genomic region harbors:
- a CDS encoding class D sortase translates to MSKAQQTRLKRRLLLCGLAMVVSVAAAILLVVSANAKRARLQAESEAAASAAQAAAESEAAAKAASEAAAREAAEAAARAEEEAKQKRANQVAAASEAHENTRYGDKLGRIWVEDTNVDCDLYLGDSETQFSRGAGCHAEDGCVLPGENGTVFIGAHTGTYFADLGSCEIGAIIHLETTWGDFAYKITDMQVILETDIDKVRWGAEEPSCILYTCYPFGILTHTTQRYAVYADPVETDEYGVVADVDTGATNASSAAASNSVSTAG, encoded by the coding sequence ATGAGCAAAGCACAACAAACCCGCCTGAAACGCCGTCTGCTGCTCTGCGGGCTGGCAATGGTCGTCTCGGTGGCCGCAGCCATCCTGCTGGTGGTCTCTGCCAACGCCAAGCGCGCCCGGCTGCAGGCCGAAAGCGAAGCTGCTGCCAGCGCTGCCCAGGCGGCTGCCGAGAGTGAAGCCGCCGCCAAAGCTGCCAGCGAGGCCGCTGCGCGGGAGGCTGCCGAAGCCGCTGCCCGTGCCGAGGAAGAGGCCAAACAGAAGCGCGCCAACCAGGTCGCCGCCGCCAGTGAAGCTCACGAAAATACACGTTATGGCGACAAACTTGGCCGCATTTGGGTGGAGGACACCAATGTGGATTGTGACCTCTACCTGGGCGACAGCGAGACACAGTTCAGCCGCGGTGCCGGCTGCCATGCCGAGGACGGTTGTGTGCTGCCCGGCGAGAACGGCACCGTCTTTATCGGTGCCCACACCGGCACCTACTTCGCCGACCTCGGCTCCTGCGAGATCGGCGCGATCATTCACCTGGAGACCACCTGGGGCGATTTTGCCTATAAGATCACCGATATGCAGGTGATTTTGGAGACAGACATCGACAAGGTGCGCTGGGGCGCCGAGGAGCCCAGCTGCATCCTGTACACCTGCTATCCTTTCGGCATCCTGACCCACACCACCCAGCGCTACGCCGTCTACGCCGACCCTGTAGAAACGGATGAATACGGCGTGGTAGCGGATGTGGATACTGGCGCGACCAACGCCAGCAGTGCGGCAGCAAGCAATTCTGTTTCTACCGCAGGCTAA
- a CDS encoding replication initiation protein, translating into MASKKQPNAPRTNDEVLTPVATYSARGNQTIVRKSNDLIQNAMYSLTLSQQKLMLHIFAMIKPSDTELPRYEMSIYEFLKLCGVDPHNGSMYKQVKKNIEDIANAKVQWIRLAGTQKITMFRWLSSATIDEGTGKIVLTLDQSLKPHLIQLKEFYTTMNITYTLPMKSQYSIKIYELCKSYQNLYLEKKKKGEPLVWSIETLKKQVDCNASNWAHVRRTVLDKAKSEINGKTDILFDYAVYEKDRQRVIAISVTIEPVDKQVADQKLNEITKLRSKRLRKKTTALEVAETGTLDNDPNILTLDYVSVPETTIPYSYGATPDLMAQELGVKAELDKLALVLAPEELDAVHVIIDAMVRMAGAPSDKMIDGGNAVFFQTVNNVIDNCKGLRRWFEGVASRYAAKVIPTARTKRAPMPYLYKSIMNDLEDYRLYVAGIGVEELRDEDAEPTENQAPPVPDLLEADFVEAEPDAAPAQLTSEDAATKKAMIAALEKFSDYENLKGRLSGGQQEALEDIVQMTAYFCRRNVKGKDDGMIEGKANMQFVGSLNRVIARYGDLSPLFEALAVTMDYDTYWKELMKNPRIKNPKLVFQTEIEKALLMPAAVLGEFRARRGQDPLGAPVRDKEVDWLKAFEEV; encoded by the coding sequence CCGTCGGATACCGAGCTGCCGCGGTACGAGATGTCGATTTACGAATTCCTGAAACTTTGCGGTGTGGACCCGCACAATGGCTCGATGTACAAACAGGTCAAGAAAAACATCGAGGATATCGCCAACGCCAAGGTGCAGTGGATCCGGTTGGCCGGTACGCAAAAAATCACGATGTTCCGCTGGTTGAGCAGCGCCACCATCGATGAGGGCACCGGCAAGATCGTGCTGACGCTGGACCAATCCTTAAAACCCCACCTGATCCAGCTCAAAGAGTTCTACACGACAATGAACATCACCTACACATTGCCGATGAAGAGCCAGTACAGCATCAAGATCTACGAGCTGTGCAAGAGCTACCAGAACCTCTACCTCGAAAAGAAGAAAAAAGGCGAGCCGCTGGTGTGGAGCATTGAGACGCTGAAAAAGCAGGTGGACTGCAACGCGTCCAACTGGGCCCACGTGCGCCGCACCGTGCTGGACAAAGCCAAAAGTGAGATCAACGGCAAGACCGACATCCTCTTCGACTATGCCGTATACGAAAAAGACCGTCAGCGCGTCATCGCCATCTCGGTCACCATCGAGCCAGTGGATAAGCAGGTGGCCGATCAGAAACTAAACGAGATCACCAAACTGCGCAGCAAGCGTCTGCGCAAAAAGACGACCGCCCTGGAAGTGGCAGAGACAGGCACTTTGGACAATGATCCGAACATTCTGACACTGGACTATGTCTCGGTGCCCGAGACGACCATCCCCTACTCCTACGGAGCTACACCTGACCTGATGGCCCAGGAGCTGGGCGTGAAGGCCGAGCTGGATAAGCTGGCCCTGGTGCTGGCCCCCGAGGAGCTGGACGCCGTACATGTCATTATCGACGCGATGGTGCGGATGGCCGGCGCCCCCAGCGACAAGATGATCGACGGCGGCAACGCGGTGTTTTTCCAGACCGTGAACAATGTCATCGACAACTGCAAGGGCCTGCGCCGCTGGTTTGAGGGCGTGGCCAGCCGTTACGCGGCCAAGGTCATTCCCACGGCCCGCACCAAGCGTGCCCCCATGCCCTACCTGTACAAGTCCATCATGAACGACCTAGAAGATTACCGCCTATACGTGGCGGGCATCGGGGTCGAAGAACTGCGGGATGAGGACGCCGAGCCGACCGAGAACCAGGCTCCGCCGGTGCCCGACCTGCTGGAGGCGGATTTCGTTGAGGCCGAGCCCGATGCTGCTCCCGCCCAGCTGACGTCTGAGGACGCCGCCACCAAAAAGGCGATGATCGCCGCGCTGGAAAAATTCAGCGATTACGAGAACCTGAAAGGCCGCCTTTCCGGCGGCCAGCAGGAAGCGCTGGAGGACATCGTGCAGATGACCGCCTATTTCTGCCGCCGCAACGTCAAAGGCAAGGACGACGGCATGATCGAGGGCAAGGCCAACATGCAGTTTGTCGGCTCGCTGAACCGGGTTATCGCCCGTTACGGCGACCTTTCACCGCTGTTTGAGGCGCTGGCCGTGACAATGGACTACGACACCTACTGGAAAGAGCTGATGAAAAATCCCCGGATCAAGAACCCCAAACTGGTGTTCCAGACCGAGATCGAGAAAGCTTTGCTGATGCCCGCCGCCGTGCTGGGCGAGTTCCGCGCCCGCCGCGGCCAGGATCCCCTGGGCGCACCGGTGCGGGATAAAGAGGTGGATTGGCTGAAGGCGTTTGAGGAAGTGTAA
- a CDS encoding Fe-S-containing hydro-lyase — MQYVLQTPLQKSDLAPLKAGDTVLLSGVVYTARDAAHARMMELLDKGEELPFPIEGAAVYYVGPTPERPGCAIGAAGPTTSGRMDAYTPRLLDLGLACMIGKGKRSEAVKQSVVKNGAVYLAAIGGAGALMANSVQSCEIIAWPDLGCEAVRKLVVKDFPLTVLLDTYGGDLYQSGPAAYLASLT, encoded by the coding sequence ATGCAATATGTTTTACAGACACCACTGCAAAAATCAGACCTTGCACCGCTGAAAGCAGGAGACACCGTGCTGCTTTCCGGCGTGGTGTATACCGCCCGCGATGCCGCCCACGCCCGCATGATGGAGTTGCTGGACAAGGGCGAGGAGCTGCCGTTCCCGATTGAGGGTGCTGCCGTTTACTACGTCGGCCCTACGCCGGAGCGTCCAGGCTGTGCTATTGGCGCCGCTGGCCCCACCACCAGCGGCCGCATGGACGCCTACACCCCGCGCCTGCTGGACCTGGGGCTGGCCTGTATGATTGGCAAAGGCAAGCGCAGCGAGGCCGTCAAACAGTCGGTCGTTAAAAATGGGGCCGTCTACCTGGCGGCTATCGGCGGGGCCGGTGCCCTGATGGCAAACAGCGTGCAGAGCTGCGAAATCATCGCCTGGCCGGACCTGGGCTGCGAGGCCGTGCGTAAACTGGTAGTCAAGGACTTCCCGCTGACCGTGCTGCTGGATACCTACGGGGGCGACCTGTACCAAAGCGGTCCCGCCGCCTACCTGGCCAGCCTGACCTGA
- a CDS encoding PDZ domain-containing protein, which translates to MNSRKFCRQRFGAAGLAALLLAIVLLLCQAHPAFQIEPAAAAGPRSVAVCGTPFGVKMFSDGALVVAFADRYSASGRENPAKEAGLRLGDLIISAAGHPVHSNDDLSAALQTGQGSAVTILYRRGGHEYTAQLTPWADASGVYKAGLWVRDSSAGIGTLTFVDPVAGTFAGLGHPISDVDTGADFTLLSGEIVPVTVTGVRSASPGTAGELRGEFLSDILGIVTGNDATGLYGRWTAQAQNIGTMLPIAAPGEVHTGDAELWTTLSGRTAQHYTVRIERVGSGGQDANRDLTLRITDPALLSATGGIVQGMSGSPLVQDGKLVGAVTHVLVGTPAKGYGIFADTMLKMAETYNQ; encoded by the coding sequence GTGAATTCTCGGAAATTTTGTCGGCAGCGCTTTGGCGCGGCGGGGCTGGCGGCGCTGCTGTTGGCAATTGTGCTGCTGCTTTGCCAGGCGCATCCGGCTTTCCAGATCGAGCCAGCCGCCGCCGCAGGCCCCCGCAGCGTGGCGGTCTGCGGCACGCCTTTTGGGGTAAAAATGTTCTCCGACGGTGCGCTGGTGGTGGCTTTTGCGGATCGGTATTCCGCGTCTGGCCGGGAAAATCCCGCCAAAGAAGCCGGCCTGCGGCTGGGAGACCTCATCATCTCGGCAGCGGGCCACCCCGTGCACAGCAACGACGACTTATCCGCCGCTCTGCAGACAGGGCAGGGGAGCGCGGTCACGATCCTCTACCGCCGCGGCGGGCATGAGTACACGGCCCAGCTCACCCCCTGGGCGGATGCCTCGGGGGTGTACAAAGCCGGGCTGTGGGTGCGGGATTCCAGCGCCGGGATCGGTACACTGACTTTTGTGGATCCGGTGGCGGGCACCTTTGCGGGGCTGGGACACCCGATCTCCGATGTGGACACCGGGGCGGATTTTACGCTGCTCTCCGGCGAGATCGTGCCGGTCACTGTCACCGGTGTGCGCAGCGCCTCACCCGGCACAGCCGGGGAACTGCGCGGGGAATTTTTATCGGACATTCTCGGCATCGTGACGGGCAACGATGCCACCGGCCTGTATGGCCGCTGGACCGCCCAGGCACAAAATATCGGGACGATGCTGCCCATCGCCGCGCCGGGCGAGGTACACACCGGCGATGCCGAGCTGTGGACGACCCTCTCGGGCCGCACCGCCCAACATTACACCGTACGCATTGAGCGGGTGGGCAGCGGCGGGCAGGATGCCAATCGCGACCTGACCCTGCGCATCACCGACCCGGCCCTGCTTTCCGCCACCGGCGGTATCGTGCAGGGGATGAGCGGTTCGCCGCTGGTGCAAGACGGAAAACTGGTGGGCGCTGTTACCCATGTGCTGGTGGGCACACCCGCAAAAGGATACGGAATTTTTGCTGATACGATGTTAAAAATGGCAGAAACGTATAATCAGTGA